CTTAACTTCCTCAAGATCGCGTTTGGTGATCGGCTCATCCTGGTGATTCATCGGATTATCCTCCGTAACGTTTATAACAAACGCCGATAGAGGTGTCAATTTCAATAGAGGCCGTAAGGACGGGTTTAGGCCCCGCCGCTACGACTATTCCTCCGGCGCCTCGAAGTAATCGGCGATGATCTCCCGTGCCCGGGCGAGGTCGGACGGTCGCACCATCAACCGGACCTCGGCCAGCCCATCGACCGTCATCGGGTAGACCGACGGGGGGACCTGCCGCACCAGGTTCACCGGAATCCCGAAGTCTTCAAGGAGACCTTTTATCAACAACGCCTTCGGTTCCCCCCACACCTTGTGACATACTACCAGTTCCTCCATATCTTCTTCCTCCCGTCGATCGAGATAGTGATGGACAATGGTGATGCACTGGCTCGCGTGAAGCGGGACCTTCCCCAAGGAGACGCGGGGGAGCTCGGCGAGCGTGGCCTCTTCTTCCGGGGTGAAGTCGAGGTGATCGGAGAGGAAGAAGGCAGGATCGCGCGGCACGGTGAATGACTCGATCGGGGCCCCCTCCTCGTGCAGCACAATCGGCCGCGCCCCGTGTTGGTATAACCTGTCGAGTACCCCGGCAAGGTCGGCCCGCCCCACGTAGATCCCGGGAGTGCTCCTGACCTCATCTCGGGCTCCGTCGTTGCTCTCCTGCAGCTTCTCGAGGGCGTGCTTGATCAACGCGGCGGTCGAGCGCTCGTCCGGGTTGAGGTGACGGACTTCGGCGCCGACGATCCTGATCTGGATACTGTTCCTGATCAGGACCGTCACCTCCACGTCCCGGCGCAGGTCGTGAGAGAGGAAGAACGCCGCCCCGATCGCCCGGCAGATGACGTCGAGCCGTCCCGCCCCACCGGGGAGGTCGTTCAGTGAGAACTCCGGGGTGATGGGGCCCGTATGGCTGAGGATCACGAATCGTCTCATACTGAATAGTCTACCGCCCTTCTCCCGGGCGTGCCAACCGGACCGATGTCCCGGGAAAAACCGAAGAACTCCGGGCCGGGGTGGTGATCCGTTTCCCCTCCGACGCGGTCGGAGCGCATAGAGTGGAAGGGTGGAAAGCTGTTATGGTCGTTACGGAAATGAAATCAAATGGCAGGTTAGATCAAGAGGGGGCCGCAACGTGAAAGCGCGAATCGTTGTTTTGTCGGTGGTATCAGTCATTGTGCTCGGCGGGTTTGCCCTCGCCGCCGGACCGTTTTCCGGGAGCTGGGAGATGGAGATCGGTCTCTCCCCACAGCAGACGAAGCCGTTCTCCGCATTCTCCTCCACTCTCAACGCCGGGTTCACCCTCAGCTTCCTCACCTTAACGAGCAGCTCGGACTTCATCATCGACGGATGGCTGTGGCAGGAGTTCGGGCTGTGTGCCACGAT
This genomic interval from Candidatus Bipolaricaulota bacterium contains the following:
- the trmY gene encoding tRNA (pseudouridine(54)-N(1))-methyltransferase TrmY, encoding MRRFVILSHTGPITPEFSLNDLPGGAGRLDVICRAIGAAFFLSHDLRRDVEVTVLIRNSIQIRIVGAEVRHLNPDERSTAALIKHALEKLQESNDGARDEVRSTPGIYVGRADLAGVLDRLYQHGARPIVLHEEGAPIESFTVPRDPAFFLSDHLDFTPEEEATLAELPRVSLGKVPLHASQCITIVHHYLDRREEEDMEELVVCHKVWGEPKALLIKGLLEDFGIPVNLVRQVPPSVYPMTVDGLAEVRLMVRPSDLARAREIIADYFEAPEE